A region of the Vigna unguiculata cultivar IT97K-499-35 chromosome 9, ASM411807v1, whole genome shotgun sequence genome:
cgaatttcggaatccgtttcatacttttgaTTAGGGTCAAAAGGGTAATTATTGGGGTACAAGAGAAGGTTTGGGGGTGTAGGAAGAAGCCCCCATGTCCAATCCAATTAAAGAGTCCAGCAAAGGCCGAACAATTACaggataaataaaaaatgtatcataaaaattacaaaataaataaaaagattaagcGATAACGATAATcacaatattcaaataattttctattcaaCCGTTAATCAATACAAAAAGTGTCAAAGTGAATTAACCTGACCCATATGGATTAGTTCATTATGGGGTGAATTTAAAAATGGTCAACTCAATCAGACTCACTTTTTAGTGAGTCAAAAATTACAATAAGAAtgaattgacttaatttattttgtttgatagtGAAATCAAAATGTTTACCTAActctcaaaatattattataaagataatagttaaatattaaagtatcaagatatataacatgatatacaaattaattaaacactcaaattattcaaatattattgagtaacattctaacatttaaaaatatgagattgtaaacctatataattaggaacactaaataattataacaaacaaattttaaaaaaatttgtaaaaagatgttggtgggttaaatagCTCAATCCACCTTCAACACACCTTAAACTCGTTGAACTCGTGAATTAAGTAAGTCGGACTCAATTcaacacaatttaaaaaaaaaaaactaaatttttttctacCCAACCTAATTCAAACATATAATGATCCCTCCTAATTCAAACATATAATGATCCCTCATGAGGTGAAACTTATTTTTACATCTCTAAGCACGAATAAACCTACAAAAGCGAATTCGGATTTATAAAAGCTTATTATGTAATAAGAGGATGAAACAAATCTAAAGGGGAAAAAGATATCTAAAAGGGTCCCTTTCTTTCACTCTGCATCAAGCAGCTTCTCAAAccgctttttctttttttttattaaagtctTCTGGGCCGAGCCTTTGTCCAGCGCTAACCAATCCGAAATGGGGtgctttcttcctgcacctctaaTGATTTCTTCAACATCCCCAAATATTTTCTGAAAGCCAAAATAGTCAGTTAATCTTTGACTAGGGTAAAATTTCTCACTcctatatattaattttctcaCAACATTCAGCCCCCATCCACCCACACTCAAAGAACTGGATTTTGGAAATCTGGTTAAGAAGGATACAGGATTTCAAAATTCGATAAATACAATGTTTGATAAATAACTCCACTGAATTTTGAAATTCGATTAagatttttaccaaattttgaaatttgattaaTGACTTTATCAAATTCGGAAAACtagataaatatttacataaactatttttttaatcgaTCATATAAGTTAAATTTCTCAtaaacttttacaaactttattttcaactatattttatcatcatttttaatttttttaaaaataaaaataacaccaACTTTTCACTTTAAATCTATCTAAATTCATCTGGTCTCTCTCCCAATAATTTCTTCAAAAAGAACACAACATATTTTCAATCGGTcgtataaactattttttaatcggtcatatgatttaaatttcttataaactatttttttaatcggtcatataagttaaatttctcataaatttttacaaactttatttttaaatattttatcatcattttcaatttttttaaaaataaaaataacacaaactttactttaaatCTATCCAAATTCATCTAATCTCTTTCCCAGTAATTTCTTCGAAAAGAACATAACATAGTCTACAAAGTTACACGTTTGTGTAATTTTcccattattaaaaaaaaacaaataagagtaTACTTTATACCTTTTGCCAACCAAATCTTTCGACGTTGGTACTGCAAGACTTGAATTTATAGCTACAAGTTACctatgcatataaaataaataattatagtagTGGCTTGTGATTAAccctttgaaaaaaaatataaataaaataagtataaaatatcaataaatttctttatattatttttttattgaaaaaaaatattttataagttaaaactaattgttttatttagatatagattttttttctttaaactgataaatttgattatttatcaAAAGATGATGCTTTAGAAACGAAGAAATTTGTATGCTCTATTCAAAcatatgattttgaaaattgaaaacaaaaaaactctTTACCGAAacgataaatttgaaaataaaagaatatcaattgaaataatttaaattcttagaatttaaaattctttacaATTCTAATACCTTCTTTTCAACAAATTGAATGTTCACTTGACATGTTTTGTGTGATCGACTAGGGaatgaaaaaatgtaaaagtttaGTTGggtaaactttttaaaataattctggGAGAagaagataatataaaatagtgaaaaatatctgaaaatttaaatgtattcatataaaaattaaaaatagttattggATTAATTgaaagttttaattaattatttagtcatttttcatttttggatttaatttaattcttcaatttttaaaaaaggttAAGTTTCACCCCTTATTATTTTGGATtcaatttagatatttttttccttctaatcctataccaaattagtaattaagtttaattacaacttatatatacatgttaaaataattttttataatttatacatcatATCACTCTACccacatgtaaaaaatatttaggtacgaaataaaaaataaaataatttgagtagTTAGGTGGaataatttgatgtataaattataaaaaatatttaatatgtatatataaattgtaattaaacttaattattaatttggtctcaaatcgGATAAATCGGAatgaataaaattgaattattaaaaaaatgactaaattaaataaaaataataagaatatcaaattaaatattttttaaaaatttaaagactaaattgaatccaaaaataataaaaaaaataaaataaattgaactaataaattaaaggactaaatcACTTGTTATtccaaatttgaaattaaaattaaaaaaatttatcaaatcaaTATAAAAGATTCATTTTATATAGAGTCAGATAAAAAGTCGTATTTATTTGGTGGTTCTTTCATACAACAATCTAAAACGTTCTTATCAATCACCTCTTTACCGAAAAATTTGTcttttcaattagctaaataaATAGTCAGTGATTAGGCGTTTTATCTTCTCAAGGGTAATTTTGGAAATAAGTAAATTTAAGACCTATTTAATACTTTCaactaaaataactaatatttttaatcctGATAAGTTGGTTTCAGTTTTGTAAAAGGACAAAAGAGTGTAATTTTATcctatttaaatgtaaaataagaaataattaactaatttaattaaggAGTTTTAGTTGTCAATTCAAGCTACTACATACAGTCTTAATCATGGACCAATGCTCCATccaacaaaagaagaaaagggttaaaagaaaaacaaaatagtaaaataaaaaagatattaaaagaaGACAAAGGGTATGAACAAGCCTCCATTtcctcttcaatttttttttatatatttccattttctccaTCTTTGTCCAAATAACTTGGTTGCCTAATGGACAAAATGAAACTGTATATGATGCTTACAAAATTTCAagtgagaggaaaaaaaaaacacttaaattCCTTTCAATTAGTTCAAATAACACATTTGTTTATTCTTTCACACTAAAGAGGACAATTAAATAGCTCTCACAGCCCCTTTCTTAGTTTTTAAACTCTTTTAATAATCTAGGATGAGGTATGTGAATCACTGACATCATTAGGCTTCAGTTTTAACCTTTTCtgcctaatttttttaattaacatctAATTATGGTGATggatataattgaaattattagcATATGGAACTTGGTCCAGAGATAGTACAATAATTTATGGACGATAATTGCATCTATATTTATTCACTAATCATTCAATTCACCTATACATAATTCCAACTGAATTGTtcattaattaaagtaaaactAAAACTTATGGTTACTACAATTACTCATCTTAGGTTTTAAACTTATGGGTCAAACTATTAGATCAATACacgtaaaaagaaaaattggattAATTAGTTGATTATCCATCCTACAATATCATTATGATGTTGATGATTGTTGGgctgatgaaaataatacatattGAAATGTCTTATATCATTTAGGAGAAGTTAGGAAGTGAGTGTTACTGactatataatgaattttaagtctATAATATTCCTTGTCCAAagtcaaaaatattttgagttattgtttgatttttcttattcttttgtaGTAGGGTATTGTGAGagataactaaatttttattcaaGGAAATGTGTGTTTTTTGTGTGTTATACAAATTCGCATGTAATGATTATTCTTTGCGAtcgtgattttttttgtatttgaaatttttaccttATATGCTTATGTTTTCTGTCATAgaagattgaatttttaataaaacataaatattttgagaatttattttaatttatatagtcGGTTCTAATTAAGATTTGTTATCAAAGAAAcgagatattttttattcactaaAACAAGGAATAATCTGTTTTAGTTTGGTAATTAGTACGTACGAAGTCTTTTGCAGGAAAAAGTACGAATAAGACGTGacattgtttcaatttaaattaaaaattaaataacaaatttgacatgttaatgaaaaaaataatgtatggTTGACGAAagaatttattaaatttcttttggTTTACAAATTTCATTTCATGCTGTTCAGAAAATTTGCATTGATTctgtattaaattatattagttaagAATAATCAAACACCATCATTGACGCCAACTTGCATTATTTCCTATAGAAACTGCTTATAATTTTACACATTGGTGGGTTTTCTTTAACATGTAAGGAAACGCGCTGAATGGTTATTGAAAGAAATTAAACCTATCTAATTAAAGATATGTGAagagaataatatataatatgtagtgcaattcaaaacattatgttttttattctgaaaaaaatattcaagagtTTTAATTAAAGTCAAATGAACTACCTCTCAAAAACGTTTAACCACATACTCATATCAAGATTAACAAATTGAATGCAATTAgggtttaattaataaatattcttCAGAATGGCTCAACGAACATCCATactaattattaacaaattagaGTACAGTATTGTTGGCACAGTTTgacaaaataagtttaaaatacataaaaaaaaatgagattatcCAATGAGTTTAAAGACACAATGCTTTGGcaactttattatatatatgtgcTTTGTGCTAGCATatacctaataaaatataaagattctTGTCTCTTTGCATAGACCCAAGAttcccttattatttttaattcaaactaTGATTTATACTGCAAAGAAAATCTCTTCTAGTTATTAGAATAATGTGTTCCAATGGCCAGTTACTTGACCCACCCACCATAACCATGCATAAACCATTAATCTACGAACAACCACATGTTTGATTTATCCGTTGTCTATTTCTAAAGTAATTGTGAATTCTTAAATTAATGTGGTGCTACTTTATTAATATCATGCACTGAATAAACTCTGTTACccataattttgaattatttagaaTACAAGAATATGTGCAAATCACTAAGCAACTTGTGTGCACAATAAACTACCTAGCTAGGAGATAGGGGTGGGTGACAAAGTTTGACTTAAAACccaaaattgtattaaaaaatagaaattaattaaatttccgGAATTTATAGATTCATCTTGCTGAACACAATATATAACTACATGTTTTTTGCTCAATTCAATCAATTAGAGTGAAGAATTTGGATTACATTATAAATGGTTCATATTTTTTGGTATGTTTTCTTCCGTATCGGGATTCTGTTTTTGATTTTATCTCCTTATATGAAGTGATTTATACAGCACTAggtgaaattaaaataatattagattttttagaattttatagtataaaatataattaggttGATTTTCATataacacatatatatattaaattatatgtcagttttaacattttttttttttacaattgtgAAAAGTTAAAATTCGGTGTTTAGGGATTACAATTGTAAAACATGAAATAGAATACAGAAGTTATatgctaaaattaaaattaataataatcaaaacaGATCTATCCACGTGCTTAAACATCAAAACAATCCAAAAATGATAGTTATCTATTGATTAgatttaagtttaaataattcattgatttaatcattaaatttaaatattattcaatctaatttttattcaattattaaatcaagattcaattcattcttattttgaattctaataatataaaaatgcaaattcatatcatattaaaaaatcaagattatgaaaaagaaaaacacacctAAGTCAACAATAAATAATTGGTTGATAAAGAACTAGATTCATGTTGTTTGATATCAAATTCATGAACCGATTTTTAGGTAGATAATAGTGAAAACACAACAGAAGATttataagaaaacataaaattcactaaggtaaaatttattgataaatattgtGGTTgagtctttttcttttaaactacTAATGAATCTTATCCTCTTTACTATAGCatttagtgattaatttaaatttgtatcaaGAGactcaatatttataaaataaaataaaaactaactttttgatttttttttagaagtCTCAAATGCAAAACTAACATTGTGTATAAATCATTTCTTACAACTTTTAAAGATTCATTagtaattcaatttataaatataaattttaggtataattattgatttggtatTCCAATTTTTTGATTAAGTTCAATGTGGTCCTCatacttttggtttgttcaatttagtatcccaaTTATCTAACaggattcaatttggtcatctccgttaAGCTAAAATTAACACCGTGTCCATACAAGACAAGTGTCAAGccgtaaaatttttaattttttttaaaattttgttagtattttttgtaaaaatttataaaccgTCACGTGTTAGTTTACCGTCGTACTACGTGACAACTTACCATCATAACACGTGGCAGtggtaataattatttttaatttagtcctctatttaaatttttgattcaattcagtacctcaattttttaaaaccatccaattttattcttttcaatatgagaccaaattaataattaagtttaattataatttatatatttgattacgaggtgaatatattaaatgaaatagttAAGGTTTAAACCTGAATTATAccatattaaaaagaatatatttaaaacgATTATGCTATCAGTATTTTATAAACTTAGAGAATTGATTAGTGTAATACgattagattaaaataattgtgGACACTGTTGAAGTAACAACTGGCAGATGAAGATCACACCTGTGTCTGGAATTTTCGAACCATGACATTTAAGGGTTTGTACTTTCAGCTGTTTTCTAATTATTTGTGTTTGACATTCAGTTTTGCAGATTGGGACTCAACTATAGAGCCACCTCAAGGCTATATTACTTAAAATGGTTATAGTTTGTGACCAAATATTATCTTCTCTGCttcctaattatttttatttcctaggagtggttatttttaatgttatagcACATATAACATGTAACCctaaattctattttattacGAGTCATGAAATGAGAAACTGCCTCACAAATATGGGACTGCCTCCTTGCCTGATTTTGAGGAACATGCCGGCCATTTAGTTAAGTAACTCTTTGGGTGCATCTATGGCTGCTGCAACAATCTCATAACTTGTACATTTCAAGTCAACCATTGACTTTATTATTAGTCCATTAGCTACTAAACAATAATTAAGTATCACTCATGTCACTATACTATACCACCACTCTCATTATATGTTTAAAGCTGTGGGCGTGGCTTGTGCCTATTTTAACAAAGGGTTTGTAACAGATATTTATAGCTTACCATGATGTGGAGACTCTGTAAATTCATATAGTTTTGTGGCAGAATCATATAGTTTCAACAATCAGCTGCGAGTTCCACTCCGCCATCGTCGACACCAGCTCCGCCACTCCCGATCGAACCCTAAAATTATCTAGAGACATGTAGAGGCAACCTTGAAATTCAGAATTATTTCTTAACGGAATTACCAATTTGGCCTTCTATGCCTATTCAAAGGTCCACCATGGAAGGGCACTTATAAACCCCCAAGGCACCGAAGTAACACTACCACCCATAAAAAACGGCACCAGTAATGATGATGAATaggtaatattttattaaaattgaatgaaacatcAACTGGGCAGCCGGCAAAACTCTCAGTCACCCATCAACACCCTTCTCTTCTTCCACTCTCAACCCCTTTATAAATCTCCCACCCCACACCACACAACTCCACTTCTGCATCTCCTTAATACATCATACATCTACCCactttctttttattctctcttcttttctccCCAACCTCCAACATGGAAATAGACATGGACCCAGACATGGATGTAATCCACAACCTCCACTTCTCTCGACACACCACCCCCTCTTCCGACGACGACTACGGTTGCAACTGGAACCACTGGTCCCCCCTCGTCAACTGGGACGCCTTCACCGGATCCCACGATGACTTCCACAACCTTATCGACTCTATCGTCTCCGACGGTCCCGCCGAGTATCCCAGCCCTGACGACCACGCCGCCAGTAACTCCCCCTCGGCCTCTATAACGGAGCAAGACGACGAGGATGAAGAAACAGCTGCCGCCGACGATTCTAAGGGCCTAAGACTGGTCCATCTGCTCATGGCCGCCGCGGAGGCCCTCACCGGCACCACCAAGAGTCGCGAACTGGCTCGAGTGATATTGGTTCGGCTCAAGGATTTGGTGTCCCACGCCTCGCACGGCTCCAACATGGAGAGGCTCGCCGCCTACTTCACCGACGCACTCCGGGGCCTGCTAGAAGGCGCCGGGGGTGCGCACAATCACAGCAAACATCACTACAACATCACATATGGGTCCCACCACCCCCGCgacgatcatcatcatcatcatcatcaaaacgaCACCCTCGCGGCGTTCCAACTGCTCCAGGACATGTCTCCTTACGTCAAGTTCGGACACTTCACCGCCAACCAGGCCATCCTCGAGACCGTGGCCCACGAGCGCCGAGTCCACATCGTAGACTACGACATCATGGAAGGGGTCCAGTGGGCTTCTCTCATGCAGGCCCTTGCCTCCGACAAAACAGGTCCACCGGGCCCACACCTCCGAATCACAGCATTGTCCCGAACCGGCACCGGACGCCGCTCCATCACCACCGTGCAGGAGACCGGGAGGCGGTTGACGGCGTTCGCCGCATCCCTTGGGCAGCCTTTCACGTTCCACCAGTGCAGGTTGGATCCCGACGAAACGTTTAAACCTTCGTCTCTGAAGTTGGTTCGCGGAGAGGCTTTGGTTTTGAACTGCATGTTAAACTTACCGCACCTGAGTTACCGCACGCCCGATTCGATTGCGTCGTTTTTGAGTGGAGCGAAAGAGTTGAAGCCGAGGCTGGTGACTTTGGTGGAGGAAGAGGTGGGGTCCAGTGTGGGAGGGTTCGTTGGAAGGTTCATGGACTCGCTGCATCACTATTCGGCGGTGTTTGACTCGCTGGAGGCTGGGTTTCCGATGCAGGGGCGGGCCAGGGCCCTTGTAGAGCGGGTTTTCTTAGGCCCAAGGATAGTGGGGTCTCTGGCCCGGGTATATCGGACTGGTGAAGAGGTGGAGGAGAGAGGGTCGTGGGGGGAGTGGTTGGGTGCGGCAGGGTTGAGGGGAGTTCCGATGAGCTTCGCCAATCATTGCCAAGCGAAGCTTCTATTGGGTCTTTTCAACGACGGATATCGGGTAGAGGAGTTGGGGGCTAATAAGTTGGTGTTGGATTGGAAATCTCGGCGCTTGCTTTCTGCCTCCCTCTggacttcttcttcttcttcttctgactctcattaatttatttcttcCTAGGAATTAAGCTAATTATTGGTTGTCTTTGATAGTTAGAGAGAAGAAATGAGTAAAAACATCAATTATTTGCATGACGCAAGTTTTCATCTCCTTTGTAATACAGAACTTACTCAGCATACAACAAACTCATCACAACTTCCAAACATATACAATatttcgataaaaaaaaaacacattctCTACCTCTTCTTTAGTCTACTTTTTAATCTGTTTGATTTTACAATTCAGGACAGGACAATCATATTACAATGTTATTgccaaaatcatttttatattttccacTGTAAAATACGATGTGGTTATGTTCTTGTACGAAAACCTACCGTATAACACCCATCCTAATTTGAATTATTCGAAATTTTTGTCTCCATATCTCTGTAAATATATGTTACTCTTTTGTCAAACCTGCATGCTCctttgtttttctcttcttaCTTTTTAGTTACACTTTAATATTAcacaaacattattttattactttctggtgtgtgaaatttttaacatatagtgtcaacttatatatatatatatatatatatatatatatatatatatatatatatatatatatatatatatatatatatatatatatataaacctatATATGGTTCAAAAGTGTAACAgtttgagatttaatttttttgtatgtaTGTCTAGAGTTAGTTGAATTCGTGTTAAACTAgcctaaaaaaagttaaatgttaattagtgtaattttaaaataagagtCAAGCTCAAAAGATGTTaagtgttattttctttttattataggtatatataaaatttctttttaaagttaCAAACTCTTTAAAATAGTGTCATCGTGATCATCTAGTTTTGAATGATCTTTTATTTTGACGGAACCATGATAAGCTATTGCATCTATTTGTCCAGGTTCTGCTTTTTTGTATAAGGGTTAGAGTACCCCTCAAGtattctatttaatttattttattctttgctgataaaaaaaagtatcatTGTGCttctaaattttcatttttttgttcgtttacatttttttttctagatgaCTTTCTTGAAAACAATTAATCGGAATCTATATGACATAAAGGTATAGTTTGTCTGGTTATCTTATACTAACTATTAGTTTTCACCAAATAAAGCGTAATatagtaaaatgataaaagttaaaagtaGTATTCGtttattaattcataacattttATTCTTACGACTGGTGGTGAGAGTGGTAACCGGTAAATTAGAAAACAAGAAACAATGTCGCTGATCTTAACAAGGTCAATTTATTGTATAGGAGgatcatataataaaatacttaCCATCTTTGTTCTTCacttattttaacatgtaattAATCTTagctattaatttttttttatcagcaaagaatgaattaaaattaaaagaacacTTAAGGGATGTTCTAACCCTTATAGAAAAAGTTGTCCTATATACATTGATGCACTAGTTTAGCATAACTAAACACATATCTGCCAAACTCAAAAAATGATAATGGAAGACTACTTGAAATCCTCGAAGCAAACCGAAAATATGCATCTTTGATATGAAATTCTAAGTTGTTTCCTCACACCAGCCCAGAAGTGCATATTTATTGTCATCCAAACTCCTGCAACCGTTCCTTTGCTACACTTCCCTCTACATATTCTATTACATCTTTAAGAAACAACTTCTGACATAGTGCAAAATGCGCAATTGTGAACCAATATAACTATTATATTCTCATACAAACATCCTCTTCCTCATCAGTTCAGAGGCACATATGTGTCTTTCATTTGATCTCACAATTGGACTTCAACCAACTAATGTTATTGACCTTGCAATACCATGTTTCCTTCCTCTATAATTCCTGTATTTGTTCACCTAACACACTTGAACACACAACAGTTACCATATCAAAGAGTTTTTAAACAAGTATACGGAGATAAGCATCAATCACTATACGAGAATTTTATACTTGGAATTTTGTGTTTCATCCAAACTCAGGCCATGACTTAGctattaaattgaaaatgaaatattgaaaTGGTGAATAACTCGTTTAAAGTTACTTACTGAtagttcctttttttttactttaatgattaaagataaattctttattaatcaataaattagaaaaaaattaatgtatgatttacaatttttatctccttatttctttttgcaattttagTCCACACATTTCATAAATTCAAATCACTTTtatctcatttttaatttttacatgcGTTTATTTTTAGTAAAGAAGAGCGAATTGTGTTGCATGTAAGTAAATTGGTATAGCGAAAACATATCAAGAAGAAtgttgatataaaaaatatttaattgaagaaaaatagagaagaaatatgaagatagAAAGAGATATTATGAAGTTcttccaattttaaaattatttcttatttgtttctcttccatttcatcaaactatttatgttattttattatactcATTTATCGATTCTTTAATACCAAACAAAGACtaacaaaattcatatttatcttcatctttctaataaaatataaaataagaaaaaagtccATCTCTAAAGAGACTACTTTATGTTatccttttaattaaataattttaagaaatatgttatatataattatcagattaaattaaatgaaaatgaacGGAGAGATTTAAATTCctactcttttttatttttttgttgtaatattttgtttatttatggtTGCGAAATATGAATGAATGGTTTGAGATGAGTTTGGGAGGTGGAACGTCACCTTCCTCTGCGTGTCATCATGTTTGGGAGATTCTTGGGAATGTTCCgtacaatatatattattttgcatttggacttttattttattctaccACAAGATAAACAATTATGCTTCTTAGCTCATAATACTCTTAACAATTACTTCATTAAGAAATTAATTACTCTATAAACTTAATTAGGATGTTCTGATGGGTATATCTTAAAAGATTATATACGTTCCGTAATTCGAGAGATATTCTGCAACATCATTTCTTCATGCAGATGTTTGTTTATTATTGTGAGCATTGCACACTAcatgtatgtaatttaaatGTTGTGGGTGTGTGTATGTACATACACATACGTCTCTGTAATTTATCATTTCATCAGTAGATTAGTCAAAAGTATGgctaatcatttttttttgggttctattatatatatggGTTCGGGGACAAATCATGGCGGTGATGAGACTTTCCATAATGTTGATTAATTCCTTAATTCTTATTGGTAAGCCTTTCTGCTGGTTAACTGATATTAATTTTTGATAGATTGTTTTGttctattataata
Encoded here:
- the LOC114162655 gene encoding nodulation-signaling pathway 2 protein, whose translation is MEIDMDPDMDVIHNLHFSRHTTPSSDDDYGCNWNHWSPLVNWDAFTGSHDDFHNLIDSIVSDGPAEYPSPDDHAASNSPSASITEQDDEDEETAAADDSKGLRLVHLLMAAAEALTGTTKSRELARVILVRLKDLVSHASHGSNMERLAAYFTDALRGLLEGAGGAHNHSKHHYNITYGSHHPRDDHHHHHHQNDTLAAFQLLQDMSPYVKFGHFTANQAILETVAHERRVHIVDYDIMEGVQWASLMQALASDKTGPPGPHLRITALSRTGTGRRSITTVQETGRRLTAFAASLGQPFTFHQCRLDPDETFKPSSLKLVRGEALVLNCMLNLPHLSYRTPDSIASFLSGAKELKPRLVTLVEEEVGSSVGGFVGRFMDSLHHYSAVFDSLEAGFPMQGRARALVERVFLGPRIVGSLARVYRTGEEVEERGSWGEWLGAAGLRGVPMSFANHCQAKLLLGLFNDGYRVEELGANKLVLDWKSRRLLSASLWTSSSSSSDSH